One Spiroplasma endosymbiont of Dioctria linearis DNA segment encodes these proteins:
- a CDS encoding ABC transporter ATP-binding protein has product MEQIIKFENYIKRFKKKVIGPLNCSIQKGRITALLGSSGSGKTVIINSLLGIIKEFKGDIKIENISRKKGKYFLVNSKIGYYTQMDFSLYVVSAYKFLLDMCIMMGLTKVISRERIEYWMKYFDIWESRNKPIKSFSWGMKNRMNLILCFIKEPEILILDEPGANLDSYWRNKIKILLMDAKKDGKTIIVTVHNIDEIADIIDDFIIIDNGQNIFNGSAEKLNVYSKYKVYISEQFEVQNFRNFLSTNNIKSFKYDEIENSLVVAIENFKQLNFLFLYLIKNNLPLKNLLKLPINMEAIYKALEN; this is encoded by the coding sequence ATGGAACAAATAATAAAATTTGAAAATTATATAAAAAGATTTAAAAAGAAAGTTATTGGTCCTTTGAATTGCTCAATTCAAAAAGGAAGAATAACAGCTTTGCTTGGAAGTAGTGGGAGTGGTAAAACTGTTATAATCAATTCACTATTAGGAATAATCAAGGAATTTAAAGGAGATATTAAAATTGAAAATATCTCTAGAAAAAAGGGTAAATACTTTTTAGTAAATAGTAAAATAGGCTATTATACTCAGATGGATTTTTCATTATATGTTGTAAGTGCCTATAAGTTTTTATTGGATATGTGTATAATGATGGGTCTAACTAAAGTTATTTCAAGAGAAAGAATTGAATATTGAATGAAATATTTTGATATTTGAGAGTCAAGAAATAAACCAATTAAAAGTTTTTCATGAGGAATGAAAAATAGAATGAATTTAATATTGTGCTTTATTAAAGAACCAGAAATTCTTATTCTTGATGAACCTGGAGCTAATTTAGATTCATATTGAAGAAATAAAATTAAAATATTATTGATGGATGCTAAAAAAGATGGCAAAACAATAATAGTTACTGTTCATAATATTGATGAAATAGCAGATATTATTGATGATTTTATAATTATTGATAATGGGCAAAACATTTTTAATGGTTCAGCTGAAAAACTAAATGTTTACTCAAAATATAAAGTATATATAAGTGAACAATTTGAAGTACAAAACTTTAGAAATTTTTTATCAACTAATAATATAAAATCCTTTAAATATGATGAAATTGAAAACTCCTTAGTAGTTGCAATTGAAAATTTTAAGCAATTAAACTTCTTATTTTTATATTTAATTAAAAATAATTTGCCCTTAAAAAACTTGCTTAAATTGCCAATTAATATGGAAGCTATTTATAAAGCTTTGGAAAATTAA